The Paenibacillus sp. FSL R7-0204 genome includes a region encoding these proteins:
- a CDS encoding flagellar motor protein, with translation MDFITILGLLAGIAAMTGGFLWEGGSLSGLLQPNAALIVFGGTLAAVLISFPASKLRSIPAALRLAFGRQRDNSREQAEELIAMAALTRRGGVLALEKRAEEHPDPFTREGLFLIVDGNDPDQVRQILELGMDAKELKYEGYAKIFESAGGYAPTMGIIGTVMGLIRVLSNLTDPSNLGASIAVAFTATLYGVASANLLFLPIASKIKSRSQSELGTMEMLLVGILSLQNGDHPHLVRQKLAPFLADAPKRSSSTSPGEPL, from the coding sequence ATGGATTTCATTACAATACTCGGCCTGCTGGCCGGAATTGCCGCTATGACCGGCGGTTTTCTGTGGGAAGGCGGCAGCCTGTCCGGCCTGCTGCAGCCCAATGCTGCCCTGATCGTGTTCGGCGGTACCCTTGCGGCGGTGCTCATCAGCTTCCCGGCGTCCAAGCTCCGCAGCATTCCGGCGGCGCTCCGCTTGGCTTTTGGCCGTCAACGGGATAACAGCCGGGAACAAGCCGAAGAGCTGATTGCCATGGCTGCACTCACGCGGCGCGGCGGTGTTCTCGCCCTGGAGAAACGGGCAGAGGAACATCCAGATCCCTTCACCCGTGAAGGACTGTTTCTGATTGTCGACGGCAATGACCCGGATCAGGTCCGCCAGATCCTGGAGCTTGGGATGGATGCCAAAGAGCTGAAATATGAAGGGTATGCCAAAATTTTCGAATCCGCCGGCGGCTATGCACCGACCATGGGGATTATCGGCACCGTCATGGGGCTGATCCGGGTTCTGAGCAATTTAACGGACCCTTCCAACCTGGGCGCGTCGATTGCCGTAGCTTTTACAGCAACGCTCTATGGCGTAGCCAGCGCTAATCTACTCTTTTTACCCATTGCCTCCAAAATCAAGTCCCGCAGCCAAAGCGAGCTGGGCACCATGGAGATGCTGCTCGTCGGCATTCTGTCCCTGCAGAACGGGGATCACCCGCATCTGGTCCGGCAAAAGCTGGCCCCCTTCCTGGCAGACGCCCCTAAACGCAGCAGCAGCACCAGCCCGGGAGAACCGCTATGA
- a CDS encoding flagellar motor protein MotB gives MRQRNRRQPRAAGKESRDRWMITYADLITLLLIFFVILYAMSSLDSQKYAIVSGSLSDTFKSGSAVLEGGSGVLEGNQGITGNGLSKGDTEEGGTASGPSATGSANAGGLNGTRADHTGTGQTGDGEGHEPSARELAFREQEAKLAALMGVITQYVEENNLGEQIFVADKPQGIAITLSDRFLFDAGKAELKSPAFPALRQLSGLFRGIGATISIEGHTDNVPVTPGSVYKDNWELSGARALSVLRFFLDKEGLSPDTFQYAGYADTRPAYDNTTAEGKQRNRRVELIVLRQLQEEE, from the coding sequence ATGAGACAAAGAAACCGCCGGCAGCCCCGCGCCGCCGGCAAGGAGAGCCGGGACCGCTGGATGATTACCTACGCAGATCTGATCACGCTTCTGCTTATTTTCTTCGTGATTCTGTATGCTATGAGCAGCCTGGATTCGCAGAAGTACGCCATTGTCAGCGGCTCCTTATCGGATACCTTCAAGAGCGGAAGTGCAGTGCTGGAAGGCGGAAGCGGCGTGCTGGAGGGCAACCAGGGAATCACCGGGAATGGCCTTTCGAAGGGGGATACTGAAGAAGGCGGAACGGCTAGCGGTCCTTCTGCTACAGGCTCCGCGAATGCGGGCGGGCTGAATGGAACCAGGGCAGATCATACTGGAACCGGACAAACAGGAGATGGGGAGGGACACGAGCCGTCAGCGCGCGAGCTTGCTTTTCGGGAACAGGAAGCGAAGCTGGCTGCACTGATGGGCGTCATCACCCAGTATGTGGAGGAGAATAACCTCGGGGAACAGATTTTTGTTGCCGATAAGCCGCAGGGCATTGCCATCACGCTGAGTGACCGCTTCCTGTTCGATGCGGGTAAGGCTGAGTTGAAATCCCCTGCCTTCCCTGCACTGCGCCAGCTCTCCGGCCTGTTCCGCGGTATCGGCGCCACCATCAGCATCGAAGGCCACACCGACAATGTTCCCGTGACGCCAGGATCAGTGTACAAAGACAACTGGGAGCTATCCGGCGCCCGGGCGCTGTCCGTCCTGCGCTTTTTTCTGGACAAAGAGGGGCTGAGCCCCGATACCTTCCAGTACGCGGGTTATGCCGATACCC